From the Vanessa cardui chromosome 8, ilVanCard2.1, whole genome shotgun sequence genome, the window aataattttatgatacaGTAATGtgtattcataaatttattgtttcattaattgtaaattaataaaatttattgttatataataattatttttatactaaaaaatgtGTAATACAATGATAAAcacatttattcataaaatttattatgaacctaaataataatatgaattgtttaatttttttgtctttcggaacgcattaatttaatttcagtcAATTGACATGTATTGCAGTCATGTCAAATGAACAAAATATACGAAAACTCGAAAAGTCAAATGTGTAAACCCGCGAAATGTTTCTGATGCATTTTTacctattgtaataaataataatatataaagtgttTATCTTTTGATAGCCATGATTTTCAAGaatttagatattaataaattatccaGATTATCCTCACAACAAGTAGACCATGTTACTTGCATTGAATGGTAAATACtcattaaataacttattttactacTCGTTTggctataataaacatattgaaaaactcttattttcttttactttgattttcagttgtaaatattatgttatacctACGACAGCAACTTGTGGACACACATTATGTCATTCTTGTTGGCGCGGGAGACGAACTTGCCCTTTTTGTAGCGTACAAGttgagaaaaaaaatttaaaattaaatttaccacTACAGACTCTCAAAGAACATGTTCAATTACTGGCAAATGCATTTGAAGatctttttaatgtaaaatgtatgtattagtGTTGTTTtgtgtacaatatatatattaagacaaTCTAAATATACCATATTCGTTCATTTGTTTTAGTGGATGAATTTTCACTTGACCCACCAATTGATAAAGAATCCGAAGATTCCAATAAACATGTCAAAGAATGGTTGGCAAGTTCTCAAAATCATTTTTCCGCACCGGTAACAGATTCTCAACAGTCAATTATAGGTCAATCTATTGAACAAGTTACTAGTAATATACTAATTCATTCAGAAAAGAAGGGAAATCCTAAATCTATTGATGTTGTTCATGTCCCACCCGTACAAGTTGATTGGGATAAAATTGAAGAAATGCCAGAAATAGCAAGTACtaacaaaaatttacaaaatcctGTAGGACCTATGGACATAGAACCATTTGACTTTatagatgatgatgataaagacTATTCAACAGAGAATCCTCGAAGGAGTTCAAGAAACAAAGAAAATAGACATAGTCATTCAAATAAAGCCTCTACCGAAATAACATCCGACAAAAATAGTGGAAAAGGTTCAAACTTGGATTCTGATAATAAGTCTCACAAGCTTGGGAAAAATTGGAACAATGTTAAGAGAATGAAAAAAGAATTtagtaaactaaataaaaagaatagaaaCAAACTAAATGTTTCTAttgaaatgtgtaaaaaaacTCAAACTATTGCTAATAAAGCAGTTATGCCGAATTCACAGCACaacatattatatgatattgatGATAACACTCCTGAAGCTAATTTGTGTCATAAAGAGAAtagcaaacataaaaatattattgaggaAGTGACAGAAGAAATTAGCATAGaaagtaataaacaaaaagaCAAAGATATAACAAATAGCTATTCTAATAATTCCAGgcattcaaaaaaagaacagatTTGTGTTGATATTAAAGACAAACCTGCAGAGGATGAACTCACCACAAAAACAATGCATAAAGATAATGTAAATAATCAAACATTAGAATCTCAAAGAGTctgtttctttaaaaaaagtgcCTTAAATAAAGTGGAAACATTAGGTGAAAAAAACGTAGAAATTGAGCCCAATGAGAATTCAAATGCAAACACTGTTAACAATGATGAcattgaaataacgattaaaattgGGAACACTctaactaatatatgtataaagaaaaaagataatgatgtccaatttaaaattaattctgaaCGTGAAATTCAAACAAGTCCTGAAAATGcacataacaataacaatgttgTTATTGGCAATCCAATAATGGACTGTAAATCACAAAATACTAACATTATTGAAGACATGCAAATTGATAAAGTtcatgatgataataatattattaaatgtacttCATCAAGGAtacaaattttagaaaaatcaaCATCTACCAAGAAAAATACAGCTTCTGCTGATACAGCTACGGGCAATTTTGAAATTACAGAAAGTGTAGAGAGAGAACTAACTGATATCTTGGACAATGCACAATGTattaataaccaaaataaaaattctaacaGCAATTCAGCATCTGATAATAATggccaaacaaaaataaatcaaccaACAACAGCAACTAAAGTGCTTCAAGGTATTCCTGAAGATATGGAATATCTGAATGATTTGGATATATTTGATGGAGAATCTGTTAAAGAAGGAAAGGTTCAATCACTAAAAGCTTCTAAGAACACTCCCTCTGCAATATTGATGCCTACGGTCAAAAGCAATATAATGAAGTCCTTAAAAGATAAGAGAGAAAGAGAATCGCCTTGTTTAGATGATATTCCAagtactaaaaaaattaaattaacacatGAAAGTGTGAATATTGATGACAAACCAATAGATACATTAACTAGTgatcaaaataaagttttagaTCAAGAtagtgaaaatattaattatgatgcAATAATGAGCCAAGTATTTGCTAATATTGATGCAGATATGGGTCACACCACTAAGACTTCTGGGCCTAAACAAGCTACCCAGAACtctaatagtaataaaagtaaaattgcaCAAACTGGAGATACTTTACATAAAACACAAGACAAAAATGACAATAAACACGACAATAGTAATAAAGACATTACGAAGGAATATGCAAATCAAAAATATAgt encodes:
- the LOC124531633 gene encoding breast cancer type 1 susceptibility protein homolog is translated as MIFKNLDINKLSRLSSQQVDHVTCIECCKYYVIPTTATCGHTLCHSCWRGRRTCPFCSVQVEKKNLKLNLPLQTLKEHVQLLANAFEDLFNVKLDEFSLDPPIDKESEDSNKHVKEWLASSQNHFSAPVTDSQQSIIGQSIEQVTSNILIHSEKKGNPKSIDVVHVPPVQVDWDKIEEMPEIASTNKNLQNPVGPMDIEPFDFIDDDDKDYSTENPRRSSRNKENRHSHSNKASTEITSDKNSGKGSNLDSDNKSHKLGKNWNNVKRMKKEFSKLNKKNRNKLNVSIEMCKKTQTIANKAVMPNSQHNILYDIDDNTPEANLCHKENSKHKNIIEEVTEEISIESNKQKDKDITNSYSNNSRHSKKEQICVDIKDKPAEDELTTKTMHKDNVNNQTLESQRVCFFKKSALNKVETLGEKNVEIEPNENSNANTVNNDDIEITIKIGNTLTNICIKKKDNDVQFKINSEREIQTSPENAHNNNNVVIGNPIMDCKSQNTNIIEDMQIDKVHDDNNIIKCTSSRIQILEKSTSTKKNTASADTATGNFEITESVERELTDILDNAQCINNQNKNSNSNSASDNNGQTKINQPTTATKVLQGIPEDMEYLNDLDIFDGESVKEGKVQSLKASKNTPSAILMPTVKSNIMKSLKDKRERESPCLDDIPSTKKIKLTHESVNIDDKPIDTLTSDQNKVLDQDSENINYDAIMSQVFANIDADMGHTTKTSGPKQATQNSNSNKSKIAQTGDTLHKTQDKNDNKHDNSNKDITKEYANQKYSENVFSIIEKDISDSELLVSSKTKISTQIHNEREDSVKTAKAVNVDNIKSFSQESDIEVVELSTPLHDDDSDKSIVEETPQKSTSLLKNKSKNEITIVSNTQQLLLKDNKKPITQLHKTCSNVNRGNEDPVNVLSLSDTLGDTTKTSKNVTVVETVQPRPTMETPLTITKFVDQIKHKSTPMARKSLNFNSQNAEEDPEQTLCPSSFVAAKTTQEKEFLQRAFDQTQNSPIQSLETGKNFKRPVKLCVGGSCLSSSEHANLKLLCLRRNWTFVDKYCKELTHLVVGVDEENKSQRSVKYMCALAGAKWIVSYEWVEKCLQTNNIVDEEPFEALDGTGEPGPRRSRVARLKLFQGITFYCMPPFTVLDVQTLKDILESAGGRVVSSPRDVRAAAAPALLLAEPERTQDDKFTYLAMELSIVPVNYEWVLNCLGSYTLGSIYELLLCPASLIPPVTSSWPPELISRDYE